A portion of the Chondrinema litorale genome contains these proteins:
- a CDS encoding sodium ion-translocating decarboxylase subunit beta, with protein sequence MEGLHKFYELSGFANATPGHLVMILVGIFFIFLAIRYEYEPLLLVPIGFGVIIGNIPFTEGAGLNIGIYEDGSVLNYIYQGVLKGVYPPLIFLGIGAMTDFSTLISSPRLMLLGAAAQVGIFLTFLGAIALGFNASEAGAIGIIGGADGPTAIFISSRLANGLNGNQNLIGPIAIAAYSYMALVPVIQPPIMRLLTGHNERRIKMKPPRTVSKTEKMIFPILGMLLTGFLAPSALPLLGMLFFGNLLKESLVTNRLADTARNSMINIVTILLGVTVGASTQASVFLTPQSMLIFVLGALSFVIATAGGILFAKFMNLFLKEGNKINPLVGAAGVSAVPDSARVVQHEGLKYDPTNHLLMHAMAPNVSGVIGSAVAAGILLSFLN encoded by the coding sequence ATGGAAGGATTACACAAATTTTACGAGTTATCTGGATTTGCCAATGCCACACCAGGACACCTAGTTATGATTCTGGTAGGGATATTTTTTATCTTTTTGGCAATTCGTTATGAATATGAACCACTGCTGCTTGTTCCAATTGGGTTCGGCGTTATTATAGGTAACATACCTTTTACAGAAGGTGCCGGCCTAAACATTGGTATTTACGAAGATGGCAGTGTGCTAAACTACATCTACCAAGGGGTTTTAAAAGGAGTTTATCCTCCGCTTATCTTCTTGGGAATCGGTGCAATGACTGACTTTTCCACACTTATTTCGAGTCCAAGATTAATGTTACTGGGAGCAGCCGCTCAAGTAGGTATATTCCTTACTTTTCTTGGAGCTATCGCACTTGGCTTTAATGCTTCAGAAGCAGGAGCCATTGGTATTATCGGTGGTGCAGACGGACCTACAGCAATCTTTATCTCATCTAGATTGGCAAATGGTTTAAATGGAAATCAAAACCTTATAGGCCCTATCGCCATAGCAGCTTACTCTTATATGGCACTTGTACCAGTTATACAACCTCCAATTATGAGATTGCTCACTGGTCACAACGAAAGACGAATCAAAATGAAACCTCCAAGAACTGTTTCTAAAACAGAAAAAATGATTTTCCCAATTCTTGGTATGTTGCTAACAGGTTTTCTTGCACCAAGTGCATTACCGCTATTAGGTATGCTATTTTTCGGTAACCTATTAAAAGAATCTTTAGTTACCAACCGTCTGGCAGACACTGCCCGTAACAGCATGATTAACATTGTAACCATCTTACTAGGTGTTACAGTAGGAGCCTCAACTCAAGCCAGTGTTTTCTTAACACCTCAGTCAATGTTGATATTTGTTTTAGGAGCGCTCTCTTTCGTAATTGCTACCGCCGGAGGTATTTTGTTTGCCAAGTTTATGAACCTTTTCTTAAAAGAAGGCAACAAAATTAACCCATTGGTTGGTGCAGCTGGAGTTTCTGCAGTACCAGATAGTGCAAGGGTTGTACAACACGAAGGACTAAAATATGACCCTACAAATCACCTGCTGATGCACGCTATGGCACCTAACGTTTCTGGTGTAATCGGCTCTGCAGTAGCTGCCGGTATTTTGTTAAGTTTCTTAAATTAA
- a CDS encoding biotin/lipoyl-containing protein, giving the protein MKNYKFSINGHTYDVLVKSVEDNLAQVEVNGTPYEVTLEKEVKTTKTPKLVRAKTPQPTAAPKPLASNASISKIDAPLPGIILDLLVKEGDVVKKEDTLLIMEAMKMENKVLAEKGGTIKSIKIKVGDNVLQGQLLIEIE; this is encoded by the coding sequence ATGAAAAATTATAAATTCAGCATAAACGGACACACCTACGATGTTTTGGTTAAGTCTGTAGAAGATAATCTGGCTCAGGTAGAGGTTAACGGAACTCCTTACGAAGTTACTTTGGAAAAAGAGGTTAAAACAACCAAGACTCCTAAACTAGTAAGAGCCAAAACACCACAACCTACAGCAGCCCCTAAACCGCTTGCAAGTAATGCTTCAATAAGTAAAATTGATGCTCCCCTACCCGGTATTATACTAGATCTGCTTGTAAAAGAAGGTGACGTAGTGAAAAAAGAAGACACGCTACTAATTATGGAAGCGATGAAGATGGAAAACAAAGTACTCGCAGAAAAGGGAGGAACAATAAAAAGTATCAAAATTAAAGTTGGCGACAACGTGCTGCAGGGACAGCTACTTATTGAAATTGAATAA
- a CDS encoding OadG family protein: MKFDISAIGTEHIYMTLIGYSIVFMALVALYLIFDNLPKVLLFLNGLFEKKTVEQKPAVSSKHNLSGAVNAAIATALHLYFDELHDEEITKLTINKVSRNYSPWSSKIYSVMQSHLQPQTNKFSKK, from the coding sequence ATGAAATTCGATATCTCAGCTATCGGTACAGAACACATTTACATGACACTCATTGGATATTCCATTGTGTTTATGGCTCTTGTTGCGTTGTATCTGATTTTCGATAACCTACCTAAAGTACTTCTATTTTTAAATGGCTTATTCGAGAAAAAAACAGTAGAACAAAAACCCGCAGTTAGTAGCAAACACAATCTATCCGGAGCTGTAAATGCAGCTATTGCCACAGCACTCCATTTATATTTTGATGAATTGCACGATGAGGAAATCACTAAACTCACTATTAATAAAGTTTCTCGAAACTACTCTCCTTGGAGCTCTAAAATCTATAGTGTAATGCAATCTCACCTGCAACCTCAAACTAATAAATTCTCAAAAAAATGA
- a CDS encoding acyl-CoA carboxylase subunit beta, translated as MSNAEKIKELIEKRNLARLGGGEKRIDAQHAKGKFTARERIEMLLDEGSFEEYDMFVTHHSTDFGLDKQKFLSDGVVTGHGTIDGRVVYVFFQDFTVFGGSLSKAYANKICKIMDQAMKVGAPLIGINDSGGARIQEGVKSLAGYADIFQRNILASGVIPQISAIFGPCAGGAVYSPALTDFIMMTDKTSYMFVTGPKVSKTVTGEDISEEQLGGATVHANKSGVTHFVADNEEEGILLLRKLLSYLPQNNLEEPPITPCSDPIDRLDDSLNEIIPESANIPYNVKDVIYTIADDGEFLEVHRQYARNIVIGFAKFNGMSVGIVANQPNYLAGVLDIDASRKAARFVRFCDAFNIPIVTLVDVPGFLPGSTQEYGGIILHGAKLLFAYGEATVPKITIILRKAYGGAYDVMSSKHLRGDLNYAWPSAEIAVMGPKGAIEVLHFKELKAMTDPAERDKFVAAKEKEYRDKFANPYEAAQHGYIDDVIEPRNTRFRIIRALTTLATKKDVNPPKKHSNIPL; from the coding sequence ATGTCGAACGCAGAAAAAATAAAAGAATTAATAGAGAAACGTAACCTCGCCAGATTGGGCGGGGGTGAGAAAAGAATTGACGCTCAGCACGCCAAAGGTAAATTTACTGCTAGAGAGCGTATCGAAATGCTGCTTGATGAAGGCAGCTTCGAAGAATACGATATGTTTGTGACTCACCACTCAACAGACTTTGGTCTAGATAAACAGAAATTTTTATCAGATGGTGTTGTGACCGGACACGGAACTATAGATGGAAGGGTTGTATATGTTTTCTTTCAAGACTTTACCGTTTTCGGAGGGTCTTTATCTAAGGCATATGCAAACAAGATTTGCAAGATCATGGATCAAGCAATGAAAGTAGGCGCCCCCCTTATCGGTATTAATGATAGTGGGGGCGCTCGTATTCAGGAGGGTGTGAAAAGTTTGGCCGGTTATGCCGATATCTTCCAGAGAAACATTTTAGCCTCTGGTGTTATTCCTCAGATATCTGCCATATTTGGTCCTTGTGCTGGTGGTGCAGTGTACTCTCCTGCTCTTACTGACTTTATCATGATGACAGACAAAACCAGTTACATGTTTGTTACTGGCCCAAAAGTTTCTAAAACTGTTACTGGTGAAGATATTTCCGAAGAACAACTTGGTGGTGCTACTGTTCATGCTAACAAATCTGGTGTTACCCACTTTGTTGCAGACAACGAAGAAGAAGGCATATTGCTCTTAAGAAAACTGTTAAGTTACCTTCCTCAAAACAATCTGGAAGAACCGCCAATCACTCCTTGTTCAGACCCTATAGACAGATTGGATGATTCGCTAAACGAAATTATTCCAGAAAGTGCTAACATCCCATACAATGTGAAAGATGTTATCTACACGATTGCAGATGATGGTGAGTTCCTCGAAGTACACAGACAGTATGCTAGAAACATTGTAATTGGTTTTGCCAAGTTCAATGGTATGTCTGTAGGTATTGTGGCTAACCAACCAAACTACTTAGCAGGTGTGTTAGATATCGATGCTTCTAGAAAAGCAGCACGTTTTGTTCGCTTCTGCGATGCATTTAACATACCTATAGTTACTTTAGTAGATGTACCTGGTTTCTTACCTGGTAGTACTCAAGAATACGGAGGCATTATCTTACACGGAGCCAAATTACTATTTGCTTACGGCGAAGCAACTGTACCTAAAATTACTATCATTCTCAGAAAAGCTTATGGTGGTGCTTATGATGTAATGAGTTCTAAACACCTAAGAGGCGATCTTAACTATGCATGGCCATCTGCCGAAATTGCTGTTATGGGTCCTAAAGGTGCAATAGAAGTATTACACTTTAAAGAACTAAAAGCCATGACAGACCCTGCAGAGAGAGATAAATTTGTGGCAGCAAAAGAGAAAGAGTACAGAGACAAGTTTGCCAACCCTTACGAAGCAGCACAACACGGTTATATCGATGATGTAATTGAACCAAGAAATACTCGCTTCAGAATTATAAGGGCATTAACAACACTGGCAACTAAAAAGGATGTTAACCCTCCTAAAAAACACTCTAATATTCCGCTTTAA
- the mce gene encoding methylmalonyl-CoA epimerase, protein MIPTHIEHIGIAVKNLDEAINYYEEVLGLKCYKVEEVKDQKVKTAFFQVGQTKIELLESTQPDGPIGKFIEKRGEGIHHLAFAVNNIEGSLQQVKEKGVRLIDEKPRKGAEGLDIAFLHPKSTFGTLTEFCEKKS, encoded by the coding sequence ATGATTCCAACTCACATCGAACACATCGGTATAGCCGTCAAAAACTTAGATGAAGCAATTAATTACTACGAAGAAGTTCTCGGTTTAAAATGCTACAAAGTTGAAGAAGTAAAAGACCAAAAAGTAAAAACAGCTTTCTTCCAAGTTGGCCAAACTAAAATAGAACTACTCGAAAGTACACAGCCAGACGGCCCTATAGGAAAATTTATTGAAAAACGAGGCGAAGGTATCCACCACCTAGCATTTGCTGTAAACAACATTGAAGGATCTCTGCAACAGGTAAAAGAAAAAGGCGTGAGATTGATTGATGAAAAGCCGCGCAAAGGAGCAGAAGGTCTTGATATTGCCTTCCTTCACCCTAAATCCACTTTTGGAACTCTTACTGAATTTTGTGAAAAAAAATCCTGA
- a CDS encoding thioredoxin fold domain-containing protein: MKKLFFGLLITILALSSSLKAQTTDFIFFDGSYEQLQTRALNSNKPYFVYFYANWSPIAKKMNEETFTNQSLVSYAQSTYLGLSVDGESILDGGEELAKKYNVLYFPSVLIFTSEGKMMARLSGFQTAQALQAKLKQFENATGTPDISVSEAENLAVAKEKPGEYLFKVSAKTLDRRGYGVQLGVYSNYRNTFMKLLELEEEKFHKNTMVFIKESEDNQLQYKIILGPFTDKTQADTYFKALMKDKYYKGSVLVDLSNL; encoded by the coding sequence ATGAAAAAATTATTTTTTGGACTGCTCATTACAATTCTAGCGCTCTCTTCATCATTAAAGGCACAAACTACAGACTTTATATTTTTTGATGGTTCTTATGAGCAATTACAGACTCGTGCTCTCAATTCAAACAAACCCTATTTTGTTTATTTCTATGCTAACTGGAGCCCCATAGCCAAGAAAATGAATGAAGAAACTTTCACTAATCAAAGCTTGGTAAGCTATGCACAAAGTACTTATCTAGGACTTTCAGTAGATGGTGAATCTATTCTTGATGGTGGTGAAGAACTTGCAAAAAAATACAATGTTTTATACTTTCCTTCAGTATTGATTTTTACTTCAGAAGGTAAGATGATGGCCAGACTATCTGGTTTTCAAACAGCTCAAGCTTTACAAGCTAAACTAAAGCAGTTTGAAAATGCTACAGGTACACCAGATATTTCTGTAAGCGAGGCAGAAAACCTTGCTGTTGCTAAAGAAAAACCAGGCGAATACTTATTTAAAGTTTCTGCTAAAACCTTAGACAGAAGAGGATACGGTGTTCAACTTGGAGTATACAGCAACTATAGAAATACTTTTATGAAGTTACTCGAACTTGAAGAAGAAAAATTCCATAAAAACACGATGGTATTTATTAAAGAGAGTGAAGATAACCAATTACAATATAAAATTATCTTAGGCCCATTCACAGATAAAACTCAGGCAGATACCTACTTTAAGGCTTTAATGAAAGACAAATATTATAAAGGTAGTGTACTTGTTGATTTGAGCAATCTGTAA
- the hisC gene encoding histidinol-phosphate transaminase translates to MHIKKQYLSDWKKSEKSNMPTNTFNIESIVRPHILKLKPYSSARDEYTGKSGVFLDANENPFGSVSGEAFNRYPDPLQKAVKEKLAIIKEVKPEQIFLGNGSDEAIDLLFRAFCEPQKDKVLLLPPTYGMYKVSADINLVETLEIPLTTEYQLDTEKILSLIEKENKVKLIFVCSPNNPTGNQINLAEIEKILNNFSGLVVVDEAYIDFAPEKSMVHFLDKYPNLIVLQTFSKAWGMAALRIGMAYASKQIIDLLNKIKPPYNINQLTQEKVLEALDANELRKQKVEELITLRENLKNALLEMPLVEKVYPSDANFLLIKVPEATKIYDKLIKQLVIVRNRSSVILCDNCLRITVGTAEENTKLLKALAEI, encoded by the coding sequence ATGCACATAAAAAAGCAGTATCTATCAGATTGGAAGAAATCAGAAAAAAGTAACATGCCAACAAACACGTTTAATATAGAATCAATCGTAAGGCCTCACATCCTTAAACTAAAACCATATTCTTCTGCCAGAGATGAGTATACTGGCAAAAGTGGTGTTTTTCTCGATGCTAACGAAAACCCTTTTGGTTCGGTTAGTGGAGAAGCTTTTAACCGTTATCCAGACCCATTGCAAAAAGCTGTAAAGGAGAAACTTGCTATAATTAAAGAAGTAAAACCTGAGCAAATTTTTCTTGGTAATGGTAGCGACGAAGCCATCGACTTGCTATTTAGAGCATTTTGTGAACCTCAAAAAGATAAAGTACTCTTATTGCCGCCAACTTATGGCATGTATAAAGTAAGTGCAGATATTAATCTTGTTGAAACACTAGAGATTCCACTAACGACCGAATACCAACTTGATACAGAAAAGATTCTTTCTTTAATCGAAAAGGAAAACAAGGTTAAGTTAATCTTTGTTTGCTCTCCAAACAATCCAACAGGCAACCAGATTAATCTTGCTGAAATAGAGAAGATTTTAAATAACTTTTCTGGTTTAGTGGTAGTAGATGAGGCTTACATCGATTTTGCTCCTGAGAAAAGCATGGTGCATTTTCTGGATAAATATCCGAATCTTATAGTTCTACAAACATTTTCTAAAGCATGGGGAATGGCGGCCTTAAGAATAGGTATGGCTTATGCCAGTAAGCAAATTATCGACTTACTTAATAAGATAAAGCCTCCCTATAATATAAATCAACTTACGCAAGAAAAAGTACTCGAAGCACTAGATGCAAACGAACTAAGAAAGCAAAAAGTAGAAGAGTTAATTACATTACGCGAAAACCTGAAAAATGCATTATTAGAAATGCCTTTAGTTGAAAAGGTATACCCTTCTGATGCAAACTTCTTACTGATAAAAGTGCCAGAAGCAACTAAAATATATGATAAGCTAATTAAACAATTAGTTATTGTAAGAAATCGTTCTAGTGTAATATTATGCGATAATTGTTTAAGGATAACTGTAGGAACAGCAGAAGAAAATACAAAATTGCTTAAAGCATTGGCTGAAATTTAA
- the hisD gene encoding histidinol dehydrogenase has translation MQIIRYPAKSNWSEILERPVMNLEEAEEKVKPIMAAVEEHGDSALKDFTQKFDKVSLDSLEVSRYEIDKAIEQVSEELKASISIARNNIEKFHVIQKELVKKVETMPGVYCWRKSVAIENVGLYIPGGTAPLFSSVLMLGIPAKLAGCKEISLCTPPGKDGKINPVILFTADLVGIKKIYKCGGAQAIAAFTFGTESISKVDKIFGPGNQYVTAAKQLAAKYGVAIDMPAGPSEVAVLADSTANPKFIAADLLSQAEHGIDSQVIMVTNDAQLAAATEAEVKRQVGELPRREIAEKALENSKIILVESIDTGVELINQYAAEHLIIAMDKAESIGEKIVNAGSVFLGHYTPESAGDYASGTNHTLPTNGYARMYSGVSLDSFFKKITFQNITTEGLKQIGITIERMAEAEQLDAHKKAVSIRLEEIRKK, from the coding sequence ATGCAAATAATAAGATACCCAGCCAAAAGTAATTGGTCTGAAATATTAGAAAGACCAGTAATGAACCTGGAAGAGGCAGAAGAAAAAGTAAAACCAATAATGGCTGCAGTAGAAGAGCATGGCGATAGTGCATTGAAAGACTTTACTCAAAAGTTTGACAAGGTATCTTTAGACAGTCTCGAAGTAAGCCGTTACGAAATTGATAAAGCCATTGAGCAGGTTTCTGAAGAATTAAAAGCATCAATCAGTATTGCCAGAAATAACATAGAGAAGTTCCATGTAATCCAAAAAGAACTGGTTAAGAAAGTAGAAACCATGCCGGGAGTTTATTGCTGGAGAAAAAGTGTAGCAATAGAAAATGTTGGCTTGTACATTCCTGGTGGTACAGCACCTTTATTCTCTTCAGTTTTGATGCTGGGTATTCCTGCTAAACTAGCTGGTTGCAAAGAGATCAGTCTATGTACACCTCCGGGAAAAGATGGAAAAATAAACCCGGTTATTCTTTTTACTGCTGACCTTGTTGGCATTAAAAAGATTTATAAATGTGGTGGTGCTCAAGCAATTGCTGCTTTTACTTTTGGCACAGAATCAATCAGTAAGGTTGATAAGATTTTTGGCCCAGGTAACCAATATGTAACTGCTGCAAAACAACTAGCTGCAAAATATGGAGTGGCTATAGATATGCCTGCCGGCCCTTCTGAAGTTGCTGTATTGGCAGATAGTACTGCGAATCCAAAGTTTATTGCGGCAGACTTACTTTCTCAAGCTGAGCACGGCATAGATAGCCAAGTAATTATGGTTACTAACGATGCCCAATTGGCAGCAGCTACTGAAGCAGAAGTAAAAAGACAAGTTGGCGAACTTCCAAGAAGAGAAATTGCTGAAAAAGCATTGGAAAACAGCAAAATTATTTTGGTAGAGTCTATCGATACTGGTGTTGAGCTTATTAACCAATATGCGGCTGAGCACTTAATTATTGCGATGGACAAAGCCGAAAGTATTGGAGAAAAAATCGTGAATGCGGGTTCTGTATTTTTAGGCCATTACACGCCAGAATCTGCTGGTGATTATGCATCTGGTACAAACCATACGCTGCCAACCAACGGCTATGCAAGAATGTATAGTGGTGTTTCTCTTGATAGCTTTTTCAAGAAAATTACCTTCCAGAATATTACAACAGAAGGGCTCAAGCAAATAGGTATTACTATAGAAAGAATGGCTGAAGCTGAGCAATTAGATGCACATAAAAAAGCAGTATCTATCAGATTGGAAGAAATCAGAAAAAAGTAA
- the hisG gene encoding ATP phosphoribosyltransferase: protein MNNILRLAVQKSGRLSEGSMELIKSCGINVSNGIGKLKAKASNFPIEFFFLRDDDIPGYVADGVADIGIVGENVVVEKDKSVAIVHRLGFSRCRLSIALAKSANYNGPQDLNGKGIATSYPKLLEKFLAENGVNAEVHEISGSVEIAPSIGLAEAVCDIVSSGSTLFTNGLKEVETIFQSEAVLIANENISVEKKDIIEKLLFRIKSLQQAKNNKYILLNAPESNVEEIKSILPGMRSPTVVPLANKGWVSIHSVINENDFWEKIESLKAAGAEGILVVPIEKMIL, encoded by the coding sequence ATGAACAACATTCTCAGACTGGCAGTACAAAAATCTGGCAGATTAAGCGAAGGTTCTATGGAATTAATTAAGTCCTGCGGGATTAATGTTTCTAACGGAATCGGAAAACTAAAGGCAAAAGCAAGTAACTTCCCAATTGAGTTTTTCTTTTTGAGAGACGACGATATTCCCGGTTATGTAGCCGATGGAGTAGCAGATATTGGGATAGTAGGCGAAAATGTAGTTGTTGAAAAAGACAAGAGTGTAGCGATTGTACATCGCTTAGGCTTTTCAAGATGCAGACTTTCTATTGCCCTTGCAAAATCAGCCAATTATAATGGCCCTCAAGACCTTAACGGAAAAGGCATTGCGACCTCCTATCCTAAGCTTCTCGAAAAGTTTTTAGCTGAAAATGGTGTAAATGCTGAAGTTCATGAAATTAGTGGATCTGTAGAAATTGCTCCAAGCATTGGTCTTGCAGAAGCAGTTTGTGATATTGTAAGTTCTGGTAGTACTCTTTTTACTAATGGATTAAAAGAAGTAGAAACTATCTTCCAGTCTGAAGCAGTACTAATTGCAAACGAAAATATCTCTGTAGAGAAAAAAGATATTATTGAAAAGCTGCTGTTTAGAATTAAATCTTTACAACAAGCAAAAAACAATAAATACATATTGCTAAATGCTCCTGAAAGTAATGTAGAAGAAATAAAATCTATACTACCAGGAATGCGCAGCCCAACAGTAGTTCCTTTGGCGAATAAAGGATGGGTTTCAATACACTCTGTAATCAACGAAAACGATTTTTGGGAGAAAATCGAAAGCCTAAAAGCTGCTGGAGCAGAAGGAATTTTAGTTGTTCCGATAGAAAAAATGATTCTCTAA
- a CDS encoding DUF4136 domain-containing protein, with protein sequence MKTTRFNKLFLMIPVMGLLLASCSSVSNVVTDYDAGTDFSRFKTYNFWDDVKKTDDKPSYDQLDERRIKEAVAQSLESKGYEFTEDNPDLLANVRIMVKTKRNATTMNPYYGYWRFGGYNNVNINEYEEATILVDIVDASKNVLVWQGSIQSPTAKDPEERDRKIKDAVMKMFIKFDHRAGQSSSTSSSSE encoded by the coding sequence ATGAAGACAACTCGATTCAATAAACTATTTTTAATGATACCAGTAATGGGATTATTACTGGCATCATGCTCAAGTGTAAGTAATGTTGTAACTGATTACGATGCAGGAACAGATTTCTCGAGATTTAAAACTTATAATTTTTGGGATGATGTGAAGAAAACAGATGACAAACCATCATACGATCAGTTAGACGAAAGAAGAATAAAAGAAGCAGTAGCACAATCATTGGAGTCTAAAGGGTATGAGTTTACAGAAGACAACCCTGATTTGTTAGCCAATGTGAGAATAATGGTGAAAACCAAAAGAAATGCTACAACTATGAATCCATATTACGGTTACTGGAGGTTTGGTGGCTACAATAATGTTAACATTAATGAGTACGAAGAGGCTACCATACTGGTGGACATTGTTGATGCTAGTAAAAACGTGCTTGTATGGCAAGGTTCAATACAAAGCCCAACTGCTAAAGATCCAGAAGAAAGAGATCGTAAAATTAAGGATGCTGTAATGAAAATGTTCATAAAGTTCGATCACAGAGCAGGACAAAGCAGTTCAACATCCTCATCATCTGAATAA
- a CDS encoding HesA/MoeB/ThiF family protein, producing MFNYKEFTKRNEGYIMPEVQEKIKNTRLLIAGCGIGSTIAESAVRLGFQKITLVDADIIELHNLNRQDYSYSDVEKPKVLALQNRLLAINPEATIEVHNDWVSSENAEELVLNADIVLDTIDFLSLEGITSLHDQCKIQEKPVISAVSAGWGAAALYFPPHCESSFRALFGVPEHGEVSHLSYVNTFKSFIEQLSANLEPDIIEALSKAFTIMKDGKPCPASQVAPGAFSVGALAMSIVVRILSGKHVAEAPDLVLLNMNDICTNQVVRLQEHIY from the coding sequence ATGTTTAATTACAAGGAGTTTACCAAGAGAAACGAAGGGTATATTATGCCCGAAGTACAAGAGAAAATTAAAAATACTCGTCTATTAATTGCCGGTTGTGGTATAGGAAGTACCATTGCAGAATCAGCAGTTAGATTAGGTTTCCAAAAGATTACATTAGTTGATGCAGACATTATAGAACTTCACAATCTGAATAGACAAGACTATTCTTATAGTGATGTAGAAAAACCTAAAGTACTGGCATTGCAAAACAGGTTATTGGCTATTAATCCAGAAGCAACTATAGAAGTGCATAATGATTGGGTAAGTAGTGAAAATGCAGAAGAACTAGTTTTAAATGCCGATATCGTACTTGATACCATAGATTTCTTAAGTCTTGAAGGAATTACCTCTTTGCACGACCAGTGTAAAATACAGGAGAAGCCTGTAATTAGTGCGGTTTCTGCTGGTTGGGGTGCAGCAGCTCTGTATTTCCCTCCTCATTGCGAGAGTTCTTTCCGTGCATTATTCGGTGTACCAGAGCATGGTGAAGTGAGTCATTTATCTTATGTAAATACTTTTAAGTCTTTTATAGAGCAACTATCTGCGAATTTAGAACCAGATATAATTGAGGCACTATCTAAAGCATTTACCATTATGAAAGATGGAAAACCTTGTCCGGCTTCACAGGTTGCTCCGGGGGCTTTTTCAGTAGGAGCATTGGCAATGAGTATTGTTGTAAGAATTTTATCTGGCAAACATGTAGCAGAAGCTCCTGATCTTGTTTTGTTAAACATGAATGACATATGTACCAATCAGGTAGTTCGTTTGCAAGAGCATATTTA